DNA sequence from the Chitinophaga flava genome:
TGGCGTCCTCACAAAGATCGCGCAGTTGTGGTTCGATGTCATCATATATCTGCAGCATACCGGCATTAACGATGCCCATGTCCATACCAGCTTTGATGGCATGGTACAGGAACACGGAGTGCATGGCCTCCCGCACGGTTTCGTTGCCACGGAAAGAGAAGGAAACGTTGCTGACACCACCACTTATTTTTGCCAGTGGCATCAGTTCTTTAATACGACGGGTAGCGTTGATAAACTCTACTGCGTAGTTATTGTGTTCTTCGATACCGGTGGCGATAGCGAAGATATTAGGATCGAAGATGATGTCCTGCGGATCATAGCCTACTACTTGTGTCAGTATTTTATAGGCTCTGTGGCTGAAGCTGACCCTTTTTTCTTCGGTGTCGGCCTGGCCATGTTCATCGAAGGCCATTACTACCACTGCAGCGCCATAGCTTTTACAGATATGGGCCTGCTCAATGAATTTGGCTTCTCCTTCCTTGAGGCTGATGGAGTTGACCACACATTTACCCTGTACGCATTTCAGGCCGGCTTCAATAACACTGAACTTACTGGAGTCGATCATGATGGGAATACGGGAGATATCTGGTTCTGCGGCCAGTAACTTAAGGAAGGTAGACATGGCGGCTTCTCCGTCCAGGAGGGCGTCGTCCATGTTTACGTCCAGGATCTGGGCGCCGTTTTCCACCTGCTGGCGGGCTACAGATAATGCTTCTTCATAAAGTCCTTCCCGTATCAGCCGGGCAAATTTTTTGGAACCGGTAACGTTGGTACGTTCCCCAACGTTGATAAAATTTGTTTCAGGCCTTACCACCAGCGGTTCGAGGCCGCTTAAGCGCATAAAAGGCCTGATTACCCTTGAAGGGGCTATATCGGTGTCTGTGATCATTACTTCGTTAGTCGTATTGGAGTGTATACTTGTAGCGCTCATGGTTGCAAATACTCGTGTTTACATGAAAACCTGTGTGTCCGTTTATGCCAGAGAGTCTATCAGTTCCGGCTTGCGACGGGGCTGGATATGTTTTACGTGTTCGGCAATATGGCGGATGTGGTCTGGTGTAGTACCACAGCAACCTCCTACAATATTCACAAAGCCAGAGGAGGCGAAGTCTTCAATAATGCAGGCAGTGTCTTCCGGCTCTTCATCATATTCACCGAAGGCGTTAGGCAGGCCGGCGTTGGGGTAACAGCTAACATAACAGCTGGCTATGTTAGACAGTTCCTCTACATACGGGCGCATCTGTTGTCCGCCGAGGGCGCAGTTGAGGCCTATAGAGAAGGGGTTGGCATGCATCACAGAGATATAAAAAGCTTCCAGTGTCTGACCACTCAGGGTTCTGCCGGAGGCGTCCGTAATGGTGCCGGAGATCATAACCGGCACTTCCGGCTTGCCGGATTCCCGGAAATACTTTTTAATAGCATAGATGGCCGCTTTACAGTTGAGCGTATCGAAAATGGTTTCGATGAGCAGAATGTCTACACCACCATCACTCAGACCCCTGATTTGTTCTTCGTAGGCTTCAGCCACTTCGTCGAAAGTAACAGAGCGGAAGCCGGGATTGTTCACATCCGGAGAGAGGGATAGCGTTTTATTTAACGGGCCGATGGCGCCAGCTACAAATCTGGGTTTGTCGGGATTTTTGGCTGTATATTCAGCAGCAGCTTTTTTAGCGATGCTGGCTGCAGCCACATTCAGCTCATAGGCCAGTTCCTGCATGTCATAATCGGCCATGGCAATGGAAGTGCTGCTGAAAGTATTGGTCTCAATAATATCAGCTCCTGCTTCGAGATATTCCTTGTGAATGGCTTCTATGATCTGTGGCTGGGTGAGATTAAGCAGGTCGTTGTTGCCTTTGAGATCACTGTGGTAATTGGCAAAACGAGGGCCTCTGTAGTCTTCTTCCTGGAGTTTGTACCGCTGGATCATGGTGCCCATGGCACCGTCAATGATGAGCACACGCTCATTAGCGCAGTCTTGTAAAGATTTCATGTTTGTAAGATGTTTATTAGTTGCTGTTTTAGGTTGTAACAGGGTCGAACAATAAACAAATCCACCCCCGTATATCCCGTAAAGATAAGCTATTTTAATATCTTAAAACGCTTATTTGTCTGTGCTGGCCTGGTTGCCCTAATCTTTAATCATCATGTTATATTATATGTCTTTTGTATAGATTTTGTCTATATCATAATTTTTATTTGGTGAAAGTCTATAAAGTCTACTATATTTGTAGGGTAATAGAAAACACAATGCAACAAAGAAACCTGAATATGATGTTGAACCCGGCCATGGCACCCTGCCAGCCCTATGCCTGTTGTCCTTCGGGGTGCTGCTGTTAAGGCAGAAAAAGTCTATCATTAAAAGTTCTTCCCGGTTTTTATTACAACTAAACAAAGTTTTTTCGTCATGACGATAGCAGAACATATCCATGCGCTCAGGAAGCACCTGGCTGGTCTGGGACTGCAACCAGTTCCGGAAGTGAATGATGGGAGTGAGCCGACAGTGTTCAGGATATCCTTCCTGAATCAGCACGAAATGCAGCGTTGGAAGGAGCGGCAGAAACAATCAGAAACCAATCATACAATATTTCAGGGTACGCCTGAAAAAAACGTACCCTAACCTTTTTCATAACGTGGAATTACAGGTTAAACGAAGACGGGCGTTATTCAACGCCCGTATTTTATTTTTATCCGGGGAGAGATTCCCCGCCGCATTATTGATTTATTGTTTGACGTAACTGTCTAAAGGCAGCCTGTTAGAGATAGACCTGGCCAGCGTCATCTCATCGGCATATTCCAGCTCTCCACCAAATGCAATACCACGGGCTATCGTGGTAATCTTCACCGGAAAATCCTTCAGTTTTTTAGAGAGGAAATAAATGGTAGTGTCTCCTTCAATAGTGGGGCTGAGTGCCATAATCACCTCTTCCACCCCCTGGTGCTGCACTCTTTCCACCAGCGACTGGATATTCAACTGTTCCGGACCAACACCGTCAATAGGGGAGATAATACCGCCCAACACATGATACAGGCCATTAAACTGCTGGGTATTTTCAATCGCCATCACATCACGGATACTTTCCACCAGACATACCACATGCCGCTGCCGGGAATGGCTGCTGCAGATGCCACATATTTCCTCATCGGAAACATTATGACATACCTTGCAAAACCGGATCTGTTGCCGCATACGGGCGATCGCCTCCCCAAACTGCTGTACCTGTACTGTCTCCTGTTTCAACAGGTGCAATACCAGGCGCAGGGCTGTTTTTTTACCGATGCCCGGCAGCTTGGCGAATTCATTAACTGCATTTTCAATCAGCGCGGAGGAAAATACCATGTTGCAAAGTTAGGAATATTGGCACGGTACCACTGCATGAGCTGGCCCGTGCATCTGTTTAAATTATATTTCTATCGTTGGTTTTAGCGTCCAGTATGCCTTCAGGTTCTGCTTGCCTGGTATCAGGATCACCCTTTCCGGCTGCCGCTTGGGCTCCTTGTAATATTGTCCCCGGTCCCACTTGCCATTGTTGTTGGCATCCAGCAGTACCCGTACCTCATATTCACCAGGCGTGATAAATTTCTGAAGCCAGGTGCCATTTACTGCTGTCCCGGAATACTTGATGGTTTTATCCTGCACCAGCTGTATCACATAATGCATGGAATCGTCATTGATGGCGTTCCTGGTGCTGTCGCTGATTTTGAGCGTAACTCCGAAAATAGCATAGTCACTGGCTTTTTTCGTCTTGAAGCTGATTGTATCTGCTTTGACAAATTGTTGACCTGTCGTATCGGTGGCTGCATCCTTCGGAATAATCAGGCGGTATGGTAAGCCTTCTTTCCAGGGATAATGCACAAAAAGTTTGGTATTGGTAGAGTCCATACTGCTGTGGAAAGTAACCGGAGTGTAGGCACTGTCTTCTCCCAGTGTCATTCTCAAGCTGTCCAGCGAGCGCAGAGGCAGGTTAAATGTCAGCTGTAAAGGTGTCGGCAGTTCCTGCAGCCCTCCATCCAACGTGGGGCTAGCCTGCAGTTTTGGCGTTTTTTTCTTTTTTTCCTTTTCTTTCTCTTGTTCCTGCTCCAGGTCCAGAGAATCTACCGGCTCAGGTGCTTGTTTGATGGTGCTATCACGCTCCATAAACAGCAGTAGGTTTACATCAGAGAGGTTCTTTGTCTCGATCACGATCGGCTTTTCTATAAAAGCGATCATCTCTGAAGGTTGATTATACTGAAGGTCGCGGTCTTCTTCTTTCAGTGCGAAGATCTTATAGGTGCCGGGAGCCAGGTTTTTGAACCAGAAGGAGCCATCGCTCTTTGTTTTGGCATAGTATACTGGTTTTTCCTTCGATACAATGGAGTCTTCGAGGTTGCGGTACAGCATCACGGCTACGTTACTGTCTACCCGGCCGGTTTCGGCGTCGATAAGATGTCCTTTTATCTGAAGGCTATCCAGATAATTGCCCGTAGACACTACATACTGAAATTCAGCGATCATATTCCGCTCGTTGATATCACGGATAGCATCGGCAAAGTTGAAGGTGTAGGTAGTGTTGGCCTGCAGCGTATCTTTGAGCTCCAGGGTCACCGTACGTAACTTGGCTGTTACGATAGGCGTGCGTTTCAGGGTAGGAGATACGATGAGTTTATCGTTCACGTTATCCAGCTCCACAAATTCATCAAATACAAAATATACTTTTTTGTTTTTGAAGTGCAGGGAGGAGTCGGGAGGATTTACAGCCATCAGCCTGGGAGGAATACTGTCACGCGGCCCCCCGCCAGGAGGCACTATGTTGGCACAACGGGTCAGCGAAATAGCGATCATTAAAGAAATCAGCCAGAATGCCCAGCTCCTGATATATCGATGCATATTACCGGTCGGATTAAAAATAATGCTGCAAACTTACGAAAACGGCTGAAAGCTTTGTTTTTCTTTTGGCAGCCCGGTACGACAGGCGCCATTTCTTATCTTTACCTTATGCCTAGTGTTTATCTGCTGCAACAGACCCAGTTTATACCGGCCCCGCTGGAAGTGGTGTGGGACTTCTTTTCCAATCCCAACAACCTGGAAAGGATCACTCCTGCCTATATGCGGTTCCGGGTTACATCACCTCCTTATGAAGGACGGGTTTATCCCGGCCAGATGATCACTTATACCGTATGCCCCATAGCCCGTATTCCGATGGAATGGGTGACGGAAATTACCCATGTACAGCAGCATGATTATTTTGTAGATGAACAACGGGTAGGCCCTTACCGCCTCTGGCACCATGGACATCATTTTGTGGAAGTGCCGGGAGGAGTGCAGATGCAGGATACGGTACACTACCGTCTCCCGCTGGGATGGCTGGGACGCCTGGCCCATGTACTGTTTGTCCGGCGCCAGCTGGAGAATATTTTTGCCTACAGACTCCGGGTCGTGGAAGACCTCTTTGGAAAATAACCCTTTATTCTTTCGCTTTAAATGTAGTGGCGAGCTGATCGCCGGTATACACTTTAATAACGCTTTTCCCGGTTTTAGGGATGCTGCCCAGCCAGAGCGGAACAATGCTGGAAGATCCCTTTTGTGCCTGAGAGCTGGTCACAAAGTGCATTTCTGCATTGTTGGTCAGGTCATCTGCGGTAGCAGAAGACAGTTGTATCTGTGTGCCATAGAAAGTAGCCGGCATGGTAACTGCCACCACCATCTGGGTACCGAAATCCGGACGGTCAATTTTGTTGTTCATGGTTTGGGCCATACCGAAAATACTGTCGAAGGTGGCGGGATTGTCAATCAGCCAGTAGGTAAGGCTGTCTGTTACCTTAATATTGTTTTTGACAAAATAGCCGCTGAGTGGCTGTACATCAAGGCTGCTGGATGCATCTGCCTGTACATTAATAGCAGTGTCGTTAGTAACGGCAACCGGGATATTGTTTTTTTGGGAAGGTCCTCCGCAGGAGGCTATCAGAATGGTGAGCGCTGCAGGAAAAAAAAGACGGAGGTTCATGACAGTTTTTCTTTTATGTTAAGTTAATACGATTATGGGAAATGTGTTGCTTTGGAGATGGGAATTAACAAAGTGATATTGCCAAAAGAGTGTTTGCGGGTAGTGCTCATCCAGGGGCTGGAAGTTTGCTGGGTATAGCTGATAGTCGTGCGTCCTATTCCTATAACAAAGCCATAGTCCATACCAATTATGAAGGGGTTCATATGGGACGTCTGGAGTTTTCTGTGTTCTTCAAAATCTGCATCTGAAGATCTGAAGAGGCCGCCCTGTAGCAAGGCGTTGTATGCGGTGATGGAGAACTGGGGTCTGGCCATCAGGTAAAGCTGGAACTTTCTGCGGGTGGCGGTATGGAGGTCCGGGTCGCCGAAATAGGGATTGATAAGCCCGAACCTGGCATATCCCCAGGTGCTGACTGCATCGATCATGGTGCCAGCACTGGCAGAAAACCCTCCGATTACTTCCAGGCTTGGGCGTGGATGCCATAACATTCTTTCATAGGAAATATTGTAGTTGAGCAATGGGGCATTAGGGAGCTGGTTGGCCCATCCCCGGGGAGGCTGATCCCCGAGCAGGTTGTGTACAAAGGTCTGGGCTTGTTCGCCCAGTGCCCAGGGGCCCATTATCCCAAACACAAGCTCGGAATGTATCCGGTACTTTTTGACAGGATTGTAGGAGGTCAGGCCATGTGTAGCCACTACAGCTGCCGAATAATAGAAATCCCCCGGAATGAACTTGCGATCAGACAGATCATCGGGTGTGAACATCAATTGCATCCCATCCCATTCAAACACGTTGATGGAATTGGGGCCGGCAGTAGGAAATATCCATTTATCGATAAAGGAGGATTTTTTCTTCTTCATGTATACATAGCCGAAGCAGGTGCCGTTTGTATATGCCCTGTCTGTTCCCCGGCCCCAAAAATTGAAGAAGTCGTCATCTTCATGTACACGCAGCAGTCTGGTGGCATCTTGAGTGATCTGTGCCTGTGCGATGGTTATCGTACTGAGAAAAATGCATATGCCCCACAAAAAACTTTTCATAGGCCATCGTTTTAATCATGGTTTCCTAAAACACTTTAAATATTTCAAAAGCGTCTTTCTGCAATTGTTCCCGGTGATCTGGATGGGCTATATTGATCAACGCTTGCGCACGTTGTTTCAGATTTTTGCCCAGCAGATGGGCGATGCCATACTCCGTCACCACATAGTGCACATGGGCACGGGTAGTAACAACACTGGCACCGGGCTGCAATCTTGAGACGATTCGGGAAATCCCTTTTGAGGTAGCGGCCGGGATGGCAATAATGGGCTTCCCTCCGGCGGAGAGGGCTGCTCCACGCATAAAATCCATCTGACCGCCAACACCACTGTACTGACGGAACCCGATAGAGTCAGCACATACTTGTCCGAAAATATCAATTTCTATCGCACTATTGATAGCAGTCACTTTGGGGTTCTTACGGATGGTAGTTGGATTATTCACATACTCCACATCCATCAGCCGGATGATCAGGTTGTTATCCATGAAATCATATAGCCGACGGCTACCCATGGCGAAGCTTGATACCAGCAATCCCGGATGAATAGCTTTATACCTGTTGGTAATAACACCCTGCTCTACCAGGTCTATAATGCCATCGGAAAACATCTCCGTATGGATGCCCAGGTCTTTATGACCGGAAAGGCATTGCAGCACTGCATTAGGTATACCACCGATGCCCATCTGCAGGGTAGCCCGGTCCTCTATCAGCGAAGCCACATGTTTGCCGATGGAGCGTTCCACATCACTTGGTGGATGTATCGTTTGTGTATAGATGGGATAGTCTACCTCTACCGCTGCTGTGATGCGGGAAATATGGATTACACCATCACCCAGCACCCTTGGCATATTCGGATTTACTTCTGCAATAATAACTTTTGCTACATCAATAGCAGCTTTAGACACATCGCAGGAAACCCCCAGTGTACAATACCCGTTTTTGTCGGGAGAAGATACTGTAATCAGTGCCACATCAATGCCGGGTTCAAGGGTCCTGAAATATCGGGGTATTTCACTGAGAAACATGGGGATATAGTGGGCCCTTCCCTCATTGACAGCTTTACGGATATTCTTGCCAACAAAAAAAGTATCGATGTGAAAAGCATGGGCATGCTCAGGACTCGCATAGGGGGCATCCCATTCGGTATGAATACTCACAAGCCTTACCTGTTGCAGCTCATGGCTGCGGGCAGACATGGCTTTCACAAGTTCCCGGGGAGTGGCTGCAGCGGTGTGGATAAACACGGTTTGACCAGACTGAATAAGTTGCACGGCATTCTCGATAGTAGTATATGACATTCCTTCGTTGTTTTGAACAAATTTATCGTGCGTTGAAAAGAATATTTATGAGTTAAATCATGTATGAGTTATATCATGTTTTGTACTTTTAGTACACGCTGTATTAATCCAACAACCAGCTATCGTTATTTGTTGGATTAAACAAACATCAGGAAACTCAGTAATGGATACTCTTGTTTATCAAATGGCCACGCTGGCAGATGCTGTGGCGATACGCGACCTCTCTCTTTTAAGCTACGGCGAATTTGCCGATGTGCTGGAGCCTGCCCACTGGAATACCATGCATAAAAATCAGTCAGACATGGAAAATCTGACCTCGCTCATGAAGGGCTCGGCTACTTTTGTTTGCTGGTCGGGCGACCAGCTGGTAGGCGTCGTTTTTCTGGTGCCTTCCGGTATGGCTACTTCCATTTATCCGGCAGACTGGGCGCATATCCGGCGGCTGGGAGTAGACCCTGCCTTCCGGCGGATGGGCATAGGCCGGCGGCTGATGGAAATAGCGATAGAACAGGCACGGAATTCAGGTGAGAAAATCCTGGGACTGCATACCAGCACCATGATGCCGAGCGCCCGCAGGATGTATGATCAGCTTGGCTTCTCTCTGATACGGGAATTACCACAGATACTCGGACAACAATACTGGCTCTACAAGATGGCTTTATAAGATGATTGTCCAATTCAGCTTTAGATGTGAATAAATTGCAGCAGAATACAATCAACAGATTGCTTATATTAGCAAACTTAAATAGGTAGCACAACTGTTTGAGGAGAGATCTGACACATATAAGTGAGCAAATGCTTATTGAAAGGCTGGTGTCAGGGGATCCTGCAGCAAAGGAGCTGCTTTATGATCGTTACGCCGGCGCACTGTATGGAGTTGTGCTGCAGCTGGTGCCTATAAAAGATAGGGCCAACGATGTAATCATAAAGGTTTTTGCCTGGGTGTTCCAGCATATTAACGCATTCCATTCATCAGGTTACCGCACTTTATTTGCCTGGTTACTGCGTAAAACAAGGGAACTGGCCATTAAGGAGGCCATTCCGGAAACAGCGCTCACGGGTACAGAGCTGATGAAGAAAGAAGAAGGTATTTTACAGCAGTTTTATATCATACTGCCAGCATCGGAACAACAGGTGTTCCGGCTTAGTTATTTTAAAGGATTATCAATCACGACAATAGCCCGTATGCTGGCAATGCCGGAGGGGCAGGTAAATGAAATACTGGGGGAAGCAATGAAAGCCTTCAGAAAATTTTTAAAGGACAATTGGAACTAAAATTTTACATAGAAAGCGGCATCATCGAATCTTATGTGCTTGGACTTGCCTCCGAAACAGAGGTGGAAGAACTGGAACATATGAGAAAGCTATTCCCGGAGCTGGACACCGAAGTTGAACTGGTGGAACGGCGCCTGGAAAAAGCCTGTTTTGATGAAGCGGTCCTGCCCCCGATGATAACACGGGAACGGGTACTGCAAAAAGTCCGCTGGGAATATGCCGGCGCAGGCGCCGATTCACAGTCTTCCAACTATACTTTTATCAATATCCAGCCAAAAGACGGCAGTCATATCTCCGTACACCGCTGGTGGAAAATCTTCTTCATCATCATCTTCATTCTCTCCAAAATCTTCCTCTTCTTTGCCATTTTCTATTATCTGAAATATCGGCAGGAAAAGGAAAAAGAACAGGAACGTACTGTTGTTACCACTTTTATACATCAGCAAAAAGAAAATATTTTTTATATATAATATTCCTGTCTGCCAATCGTTATTTTAAATTATTTTCTCATTTTACAATCCAACCAGCCGTTCCGGTTCGTAAATATTGTGTTTATCAATCATGTCTTTTGATGGTATGCGGTTTTTTAAATCAGTGCTTTGGACTTAAAAAACTATATAGACAGTGGAGTAATTGAGCGTTATTTACTCGGCCTTGCCACACCTGAGCAGGAAAGGGAATTAATGTACATGAGAAGATTACACCCTATACTGGAACAGGAAATAGCGGAAGCAGAGCTGCGGATCGAAAAACAGATCCTGGCAGAAGCTGTTTTACCTCCCGCCCACCTGAAAGATGATGTGATGGAACAGGCCAGGCGCTATAAACATCACGAATCCTATTATAGCAGGCATCAACACAATCCTCCACCCACCGATCCCGTTTATATCAATATTAAACCCGGATGGAACCGGCAGATCTCCGTCAGCATCTGGTGGCGCTGCGCTTTCCTCGCCCTCTGTGTACTCACCATGTCACTGGCCGCCAGTACCTGGTATCTGTACCAACGAACTTCCCAGCTGGAACAAGTTCTGATAAAACTCAAAACCCCCGCTGAAGCATTATTACCCCCGTCCGGCCACTGATCACTCAGGTATTCATTTGGTACGTTTCTTGTAAATGCTGAACTTGCCACCGCATTCCGGCAGCTAAACCTTATTTGAATACAGCTGTTTGAATACAAAGAGGCTTTAATCACAAATTCATTAATCCATGAAAAATTTATCATTAGCAGCATTGTTTCTGGCACTGGTCGCAATCCTCGGTACTGCCTGTTCCCCTAAACAGGGTGTTACCACTAATATTAACAAAAGCGCTGTAAAAGGCAACTGGGTACTGACGGACATCCGTTATGAAGGTATCCCCGATAATGCCAAAGTAACCGTTTTTGATGAGGCTAATGCCAAATGCTTTATCGGTAGCCAGTGGGTATTACCTGACAATAATGCAAATGGTTCCTATACATTATCTTCTACTGCCGAAGGCTGCAGCCCGGTTACCCAGAACATCGTATGGACACTGACCAAACAGGGTAATGTGACCATGTTCGGGTTCAAAAAACTGTACAGCGGCACA
Encoded proteins:
- a CDS encoding homocysteine S-methyltransferase family protein; its protein translation is MKSLQDCANERVLIIDGAMGTMIQRYKLQEEDYRGPRFANYHSDLKGNNDLLNLTQPQIIEAIHKEYLEAGADIIETNTFSSTSIAMADYDMQELAYELNVAAASIAKKAAAEYTAKNPDKPRFVAGAIGPLNKTLSLSPDVNNPGFRSVTFDEVAEAYEEQIRGLSDGGVDILLIETIFDTLNCKAAIYAIKKYFRESGKPEVPVMISGTITDASGRTLSGQTLEAFYISVMHANPFSIGLNCALGGQQMRPYVEELSNIASCYVSCYPNAGLPNAFGEYDEEPEDTACIIEDFASSGFVNIVGGCCGTTPDHIRHIAEHVKHIQPRRKPELIDSLA
- the recR gene encoding recombination mediator RecR; the protein is MVFSSALIENAVNEFAKLPGIGKKTALRLVLHLLKQETVQVQQFGEAIARMRQQIRFCKVCHNVSDEEICGICSSHSRQRHVVCLVESIRDVMAIENTQQFNGLYHVLGGIISPIDGVGPEQLNIQSLVERVQHQGVEEVIMALSPTIEGDTTIYFLSKKLKDFPVKITTIARGIAFGGELEYADEMTLARSISNRLPLDSYVKQ
- a CDS encoding Ig-like domain-containing protein — encoded protein: MHRYIRSWAFWLISLMIAISLTRCANIVPPGGGPRDSIPPRLMAVNPPDSSLHFKNKKVYFVFDEFVELDNVNDKLIVSPTLKRTPIVTAKLRTVTLELKDTLQANTTYTFNFADAIRDINERNMIAEFQYVVSTGNYLDSLQIKGHLIDAETGRVDSNVAVMLYRNLEDSIVSKEKPVYYAKTKSDGSFWFKNLAPGTYKIFALKEEDRDLQYNQPSEMIAFIEKPIVIETKNLSDVNLLLFMERDSTIKQAPEPVDSLDLEQEQEKEKEKKKKTPKLQASPTLDGGLQELPTPLQLTFNLPLRSLDSLRMTLGEDSAYTPVTFHSSMDSTNTKLFVHYPWKEGLPYRLIIPKDAATDTTGQQFVKADTISFKTKKASDYAIFGVTLKISDSTRNAINDDSMHYVIQLVQDKTIKYSGTAVNGTWLQKFITPGEYEVRVLLDANNNGKWDRGQYYKEPKRQPERVILIPGKQNLKAYWTLKPTIEI
- a CDS encoding SRPBCC family protein: MPSVYLLQQTQFIPAPLEVVWDFFSNPNNLERITPAYMRFRVTSPPYEGRVYPGQMITYTVCPIARIPMEWVTEITHVQQHDYFVDEQRVGPYRLWHHGHHFVEVPGGVQMQDTVHYRLPLGWLGRLAHVLFVRRQLENIFAYRLRVVEDLFGK
- a CDS encoding lipid A deacylase LpxR family protein, which produces MKSFLWGICIFLSTITIAQAQITQDATRLLRVHEDDDFFNFWGRGTDRAYTNGTCFGYVYMKKKKSSFIDKWIFPTAGPNSINVFEWDGMQLMFTPDDLSDRKFIPGDFYYSAAVVATHGLTSYNPVKKYRIHSELVFGIMGPWALGEQAQTFVHNLLGDQPPRGWANQLPNAPLLNYNISYERMLWHPRPSLEVIGGFSASAGTMIDAVSTWGYARFGLINPYFGDPDLHTATRRKFQLYLMARPQFSITAYNALLQGGLFRSSDADFEEHRKLQTSHMNPFIIGMDYGFVIGIGRTTISYTQQTSSPWMSTTRKHSFGNITLLIPISKATHFP
- a CDS encoding acetyl-CoA hydrolase/transferase family protein, translated to MSYTTIENAVQLIQSGQTVFIHTAAATPRELVKAMSARSHELQQVRLVSIHTEWDAPYASPEHAHAFHIDTFFVGKNIRKAVNEGRAHYIPMFLSEIPRYFRTLEPGIDVALITVSSPDKNGYCTLGVSCDVSKAAIDVAKVIIAEVNPNMPRVLGDGVIHISRITAAVEVDYPIYTQTIHPPSDVERSIGKHVASLIEDRATLQMGIGGIPNAVLQCLSGHKDLGIHTEMFSDGIIDLVEQGVITNRYKAIHPGLLVSSFAMGSRRLYDFMDNNLIIRLMDVEYVNNPTTIRKNPKVTAINSAIEIDIFGQVCADSIGFRQYSGVGGQMDFMRGAALSAGGKPIIAIPAATSKGISRIVSRLQPGASVVTTRAHVHYVVTEYGIAHLLGKNLKQRAQALINIAHPDHREQLQKDAFEIFKVF
- a CDS encoding GNAT family N-acetyltransferase translates to MDTLVYQMATLADAVAIRDLSLLSYGEFADVLEPAHWNTMHKNQSDMENLTSLMKGSATFVCWSGDQLVGVVFLVPSGMATSIYPADWAHIRRLGVDPAFRRMGIGRRLMEIAIEQARNSGEKILGLHTSTMMPSARRMYDQLGFSLIRELPQILGQQYWLYKMAL
- a CDS encoding RNA polymerase sigma factor; amino-acid sequence: MLIERLVSGDPAAKELLYDRYAGALYGVVLQLVPIKDRANDVIIKVFAWVFQHINAFHSSGYRTLFAWLLRKTRELAIKEAIPETALTGTELMKKEEGILQQFYIILPASEQQVFRLSYFKGLSITTIARMLAMPEGQVNEILGEAMKAFRKFLKDNWN
- a CDS encoding lipocalin family protein, producing the protein MKNLSLAALFLALVAILGTACSPKQGVTTNINKSAVKGNWVLTDIRYEGIPDNAKVTVFDEANAKCFIGSQWVLPDNNANGSYTLSSTAEGCSPVTQNIVWTLTKQGNVTMFGFKKLYSGTKAKNVTSGYLMEVTEAGSAMTWRANVNFEGKSAAIIYSLQRR